aaagttcacattTCAAGTGTGTAAAATAGAAATTCTAAGGGGAAAAACAGGATTTGACAACGGGTAATAATGAATCTTATGTACATTAAGCCTTCAGACACTGACATTGTGTGGTTTCCTAGCAACACAGCATCCACAGCACTTGGCCCCCGCACACTCCATCTTGGTGACGTACAGAAGCGGCTCGATGCTGCAGCTCAGGTCCATGATGGAGTAGACGCTGATGCCGATCTGGCAGCGGAACTCCACAATGGAGTAGTAGGGCGCAAAGGCCATGAGCACCGGCGGGAGGTAGTTGACCACGATGATGGCCAGGATGATCAGCACCATCTTGAGGGCCTTTTTCTTGACCGGGTGCATCACCTCTTTACCCGTCACAGAGCGACGGAGGATCCAGATGATGGAGATGTTGCACAGGACCATGACTGTGAAGGCGAAGAGGATGACACCGCTGAAGATAGGGTTGACGCTCCTGGATCCCAGGATAGACTTGGCCAGGGCGTAGGCTATGATCAGGGCCCAGACCACCACGGATATACCGATGCGGATTTTGTTGTGTCGGATGCCGGTGAACAGTACGGGGTGCACCACGGCCGTGTAGCGGTCAAGACAGATACACACCTGAACAAAGGACATCGTAAAAAGTTGAATACTATACAGACAAGGTGTCAAAAATTTTGTTATTTTCGAATGATTTACGATTgtactgtattaaaaaaaaatctaaaatgttttttttttttaaatgttctgtcctggcactcaggcaaatcatattgttgatgtagattcaTTGTATTTGACTATTAAATGTTTGAGTATAATTTTACTAAACAAAACCTCATTTCTTTTAATTATTATAGAAACTTATCACAGCTGTTtgtaggaatgtagttaatcatagaagtagcacccaatgttattaaaaatgatggattttgaatcgagaatagttttgaatcaaTTTGAATCTAATCGAATCGcgcggtgcccaaagattcacagcccaaaTACAGACCAGGTAACAAATTAAAGCAAACTTTAACGCTACAAAATGAATCTGGCTTTATTTTTAATATGAAAATAATCCCATTAAATTAAATTACTAAAGGAAATCACTTAAATCCTTAATTGCCTAAACTGTATTTTAATATACTTGAAacattacaataaaaaacaacgaCCTCacttttacatttaaacatttactTTTTATTCAATGTCTCACAATATTTAAATCATTACATTTTCTGTTAAATATAATTGATAATATACtacaaaataccgtattttccggagtataagtcgcaccggagtataaatcgcacctgccgaaaatgcataataaagaaggaaaaaaacatatatcgcACTGGAGCCCGACCAAACTAtgcaaaaaactgcgacttatagtccgaaaaatacggtatatatattgtacaagtatgtggtggaatttctgaccttttgtaccatattttgtgtctaGCAAAGTCCGGAAAGAGAGGGAGATCGAAAAGCATTAGGAAAGTagtggaatgtctgctcgtttctcttttttctattctgtACCATTGAAGGAGCATATGTGGGGTAGAGTTGAATATATGGTCAGACTGaccattgtacaaaatgttttgattgtttgttatggctaaaggattcaaggTTGCAGCAgaataaacaggtccaaaacaacgggaccttgacacACGTGGGAAACACATAAAATGACCAAGTCAGACCAAGTCTGGAGCTTTTTTTCTTCATTCCATGCTGAGGGGCGCGCCCGGGGAAAACTGTCTGTGTGCacggcaattcaatccaaccttgtaccatttgattatgggtaaataaaacttttgtactaaattcacttttgttgctgtttaagattcggaccttCCACCACAGTATATTGATACAAATATAATcattaatatatgaaaaaagttcCGCAATAAACTAAGGGGTAAACTGAAAATGATGAATTTATGAATTGtttcaaattatttttatactgagtatatatttaaattttttaagtcAATAGAATAGTTATGAATATGTTGAAAGGAAAATATGTTGCACTCTAAATTATTAGAAATTTAATTATTATGAAAACCTTTTAAAACATATTGCAATATATGTTATATTTCCAAGTATTGTAATGTATTGCCAGGTATTTAGGGGGGaacttaaaatatataaaaaaatacttcCACATTGTTCTACTAACTTCTTATACTGTAAGTTAACATTGCACTTTTACTGGTAAAAGACCACAATAAGCTTCTAGTCAAAAATGAACTTCATAATAAACATGCAGCTATAGGGTCCTATATTGCGGGACAACTCACCAGGAAAAACACCCCCGTGTCCTTGACGCCGTACGCAAACCTCTGCACGTACTTAATGGACGTGTTGTCCAGCAGCAGGCTGTTGAGCAGCTCGGTGGGCATCATCAGGCAGAAGTAGGCGTCCAGCAAGGCCAGGTTGAGGATGAAGATGTCGGAGGTGGACGCGTCCCTCTTCCTGGTGGCTATCTGCCAGATGACCAGCCCGTTGCAGGGAGTGCCTACCACCAGGTTGAACACCTTGACGCCGTAGTAGAAAATGAAGCCGTATGGTGCTACGGCGCACACTTCATACTGGTACCAAAGTGGAGGTCCTCTGGTGCTGGTGAAGTTCAAGGTAGAGTTGAACATGGCAGCGCTGAAAAAAAGGAATGGTAGTCAGGTGGGctgtacagaaacacatttaaatTGATGAGCTTACCTTAAAGGACAATGCAGCACTCTGCGGTAACTGGAACTTTCTGTGCATTAGTAGCATAAtaaaaaacacgcacacacaccattTGGGTTGGGCCAGGTGGTGGCGTTGCACCTTCTCAGCCTCCTCTCATGAATAAATCATACGGGACGTTAGCGTGCTCACAATAGTTGCATCAGGGCCCTGACATTACTGTTGCATTGTTGAAGCTGAGCCCTCAGGCTACTGTCCTGGTGCAAAGTCATCGTGCAGTGCAAACAAGTGACGCAAGGCGAGAAATCCAACGCAATGTGTTACAAagacgtgtaaaaaaaaataaaaagagccTCCTGGGAATAAAAGAAAATCTTGCAAAGTCacaaaatacagtaaacacacaaTTGCACATGTCCTGGTAAAATATACTGTTTGGCTCTTATTAGCGCTTAaaataggggtgtcaaacgtacggcccacgggccggattaggcccgcgaaaaggttttatccggcccgcgggatgagtttgctaagtataaaaattaacctgacatttttgaatgaaagaaacagctgttctaaatgtgtccactggatgtcgcaatagcaattctttgtatctttgtaactGATGctactacatacagtatgtacataatagagatgtccgataatggctttttcgccgatatccgatattccgatattgtccaactcttaattaccgattccaatatcaaccgataccgatatacagtcgtggaattaacacattattatgcctaattttgttgtgatgccccgctggatgcattaaacaatgtaacaaggttttccaaaataaatcaactcaagttatggaaaaaaatgccaacatggcactgccatatttattattgaagtcacaaagtgcattattttttttaacatgcctcaaaacagcagcttggaatttgggacatgctctccctgagagagcatgaggaggttgaggtgggcggggttggtggtggggtagggggtagcgggggtgtatattgtagcgtcccggaagagttagtgctgcaagggcttctgggtatttgttctgttgtgtttatgttgtgttacggtgcagatgttctcccgaaatgtgcttgtcattcttgtttggtgtgggttcacagtgtggcacatatttgtaacagttgtttatacggtcaccctcagtgtgacctgtatggctgttgaccaagtatgccttgcattcacttgtgtgtgagaaacgccgtagatattatgtgattgggccggcacgcaaaggcagtgcctttaaggtttattggcgctctgttcttctccctacgtcagtgtacacagcggcgttttaaaaagtcatacattttactttttgaaacagataccgataatttccaatattacattttaaagcatttatcggccgatattatcggacatctctaataataaaccacatgatgttagtacatcagctgaagaaaatgtatcaaactacataaataacatcctgtaattaaattttgatacatttgtttttatcttgatggattgtaaatcaacaccaatgagttgactgataaacattattacataatttattcagaaaatataaataacgacaaataaaggcaGAATACTatttaaccacaacatgtaagtgtaaaaaaacccaacaacattatgatttgtataatttcagaatgttcttgttctatttttaaactaaatgataaataaatgataaatgggttatacttgtatagcgcttttctaccttcaaggtactcaaagcgctttgacagtatttccacattcacccattcacacacacattcacacactgatggcgggagctgccatgcaaggcgctaaccaacagccatcagaggcaaagggtgaagtgtcttgcccaaggacacaacggacgtaactaggatggtagaaggtggggattgaaccccagtaaccagcaaccctccgattgctggcacggccactctaccaacttcgccacgccgtccctatctaAACTAGaaagcaatctgaagttgtctttatttttaagttattgtgccgtgattttaccagtccggctcacctgggagtagattttactccatgtggcccccgatctaaaattactttgacacccctggcttacaagGAAGAGCTGAAGGCCATCCAGACTAGCAGTGTGCCACCATGTCCAGCAGGTGGCACTGCAGTGGAAAAAAACCTCATGTTTTCATTAAATCCAGTAAATTTGGATATGGGATGTTTTGAAGAAGCTCAGCTTGAATCTAAAATAATTGAGTATCGAGAGGAATCACTGCAAATCACGCGAAATACTTCAAAATATTTTATTCAGCTCATacattcaaaaagtaaaattcaaaaagtaaaatttgtgtAACAGCAATGATTAAATATGATGGTCAAAACCTTATAAATAACATGAACCTGCCAAATATTATACACATTCCACACAACTCTTCTAAAAACAATGACACAAATAACgtataggcccttttccaccataGGAATTGTTTTCGTTTACCTGGGAAATTGCAAGAAATCAACACATTTACGCAGGTGACATTTTTCCCTGAAAAAGTGTCGTAGCAAAGTGGGTATTTTGAGAAAAACCTGATTGTGTTCACCCACCACGTTTAAGCTAGCAAAGAGAAAAGTGAACAGGCATACTTTATAAGCCTGAGGTGGAAATGccttaatattaattattttacccgggtaaaaaaaaataattcccggtATTATTGGTGAAAAAGGGAGTTACGTAAATGATGCTGTACGTTTTCCACAATCCAAAGTAGGACTGCCGTCTTTTTTCTCatcttacatgttttttttaaaaacagtagaTTTGTGCTTTATTTAGCTGCAATACACACTTAGTACCCATTTACATTCCATCATAAAAACAATATTGAACACTGCAAAGTGTCATCCAACAGGAAAACTGAGAAGCTGACTACTTTTTGTGCGAGGCAATTCATCGTACAACCTTGCAGGTCATTTACATTTGAAATACATGGAAGCATTTTTCTACAAATAAATATTAAGGCCAcaccaaaaagaaaaaaagaggataATGTCACCGATTTAAGTTACACAATAATATTCTTTAGATAATATAGtacattaaaacctctaaaggcttagtggccacatgcgtggacagcaccttttagctcttatttccgaaattgtgtacactactgaattggggtcttatggccgcttatgtggacacttatactaccATCTGGTATTTGGAaagaaaagtgtaaaaataacaattagcatgtcactaaacatgaagtacacatttgtgtacttatagactaagtacatcatatcaaaagatgattcttagtttttattctaattagggtccaataagtccaaatagcaaagagaaataaaaaaagcatgtaaacaaacagcttgggccttaagaggttaagtcgcatattcttgtaaaatgaattATATTCCCGTAAAGTACATTTGCTTTGACCTATGATGatattaatctacatttaaaacacttccttgtgtatgtattatatataaattGTGAATACATTTTGCTCCAGTCACATTTTCAGGATGCTTGATTGTGGAGGCGTTCCTAAAtagcaaatgaaaccacaccccacccACTCCAAAAGTATCATTTATCTTTTAAAATGCACATAATGcacggtcgaaaataaacttcattaaAGATTCACTAGGTcacaccattaggtacacctgcacgctCGCTGATCGATTCACAGCTGCATAAAAATGTCTCCGCATGTTGCACGTCTGGTATCATGTGCACGATTAGAGTCAATATTTCATCCtactttttttttgtgacatttaCTTACTACTAATAATATTTCATCCTACCATTTTTTTGTGACATTTACTTACTAAAGTAGTACATCCACCTCGCTGTGATGTCACGACGTAGCCAGATTACAAAACACAGCGAACAGAGGCATCCTAAACTGCGTGCAAGTTTTACACAGACTTGCCAGTTTGACCGAGCCATGAATACGTTGCTACTATCTGAGCGGATAGCCGCAGCTTTTAGCTTGGTGGTTAGCATGCTCGCATTTCATGCTGGCGTCTAGGTTTCACGCAAGGTATGAGGAAACAACGCAGACTGCTACACAAATGTATCCATCTTACAGAAATAATTTTACGGCAACGGCATGGCTAGTTCTGGTTGGGGTGCTTATAACAAGCTGCTGGGTGGGCCGCGGTTATCTGCCAGTGACTCGAAGGTTCCGAAACACAAGTTACCCAAGGGCTCGCTCAGTTTTGTGGCGCCCATCGCACTCGCCATTCAGACTGAGTGGTAAGGTTAACGGCCAGCTGTGCGCTTTTTAAAGGGATCACAGGTCGATCACACGCAAGACCTCCCCATTCCGCCTGGATGCagtttaacgtcatgcccaggactaaAGTCCTAACAATATAAGAATAAAGAATTTGCAGAAATAGTGGTCATTTAAGAACTCACACATTTATGAATCAAGTATTGATATTATCAGGAGACAAGTTGTAATTTTTCCAAACAGCCGATATTTATGGAATTAATGATAACATTTACGAGAATAACGTTTCAGTATTACCAGAAGTCGTTAATAacagcttactttctcttttaacatattttatctacacttctgttcaaatgtaataatcacttattcttctgttgtttggatgctttacattagttttggatgataccacaaatttgggtatcaatccgataccaagtagttacaggatcatacattggtcatattcaaagtcctcatgtgtcaagggacgtatttcctgagtttataaacataatataaaataaaaaaatactgaaaaatatcaccgtaatcatagtagtatcgactagatacgttcctttacttggtatcattacagtggatgtcaggtgtagatccaccaacggcgtttgtttacattttgacgccggtgagctacggtgtgtagtgaagcatgtttagctattcctcgtcctgcagggatgatacttgtaagaaacttactttatttgtcgccatggaggaaagaattagtgatttagaagtagctaaaacactgccgactggggctggactttagccgctagctagctagccatgtcttaaagcacctcttcctgaggatgtttcagtgttataacttcacctttaatgttagtttttaagccaaaatgcatctgttctcctttttctgtctacacattgtctgcctgtaagtactcagtgaatgtgcactgccaaacatgctcatctgctcataaaccagcaatgacacgatgtgacgacgacagggacaaggggggcgggggggtggggtggggggggcttgcggaccggtacttttcagaggcggtatagtaccgaatgattcattagtatcgcggtactatactaataccggtataccgtacaaccctactacaatgTTACTAAAATATAGAGGAATTGTTGTAAATTTATAATAAATTAATTCAATTACAATAAATTTACGatatattacaaaaatatatttgtaattttgGGAGAATAAAGTCGTGTTTTACATTTGGAAAAGTCCCATCGTTCTGGACGGCATTGAAAATAAAGTTGTGACATTAAAAATGTAACGTCCTAATTAGTGACGGGTCAAACGATACAGAATTATTGATGCCTGATTAAAGTGATACACCTTGATGTGTGAATCTAAGAGAAAAGACATGACCGAATAGGACTGCTGTGTCGTTTGTGAGGCGCCAAACAGAGGAAATGCTTCTTTTCGACTCACGCACGAATAACAGCTCATCCTGAAAGAAGACAACGATCTAAATGGAACTGAGAAAACTTAAAAGTTCCACAGAGTCAGATCATTTTGATCTTTaatattcttattaaaaaaaaccccaaaaaaacccgaCACCAACACGGTATCAGTGTAGTGTCAATGCTGCTAGTGAGTGTGACACACACTCACAAAGGTCTTGTTTACCCATCACTAGCTAGAGAGTTACGAAAATAAAGTTTTCATTATCTAACAATAAAGTTGTGATTTTACGAGAAGAGAAACATTTCAATTTTGCCTAACGACATTCGGGAATAGAGTAAGAAGACTGAATTTAATGCAAATAGGTAAAATGTTTAATTATTACAATAATTAAGTTATGACATGGTGAAAATTAAGTCATAATTTAGTTAGATTAAAGTTGGACTTTATTATACTTTGTATAGTATAAaggtaatataaaaaaaatatatttaaaatacaacTTTAGTGtcctattattactttttttaaatatatatatatatatattatatatattatatatatatatatatatatatatatatatatatatatatatatatatatatatatatatatatatatgtatatatgtatatatatataaactttaaTTACgatgaaaacatattttactCTCTCAATTTAGTGATGTAGCAAAAGTTTTATTTCTGACATTTTCCAAGTTTTTCTTTTCGGTGCGGCAGTCATAGACATTTGTATCGTTCACCACACATTTAAATTTCTGCATTAAAGTCCTGTAACACAGACACAAGTATATTCTTTGTCaaacaaatacattttctttCCTGGCTTCTGATTTATAtacaattcaagtttttttttctttttttttttttttttttttttaaagacgagCATCATGGATCAACACGTTGCTAGAAAGAAAAGGTGTTCAAGTATTTTAAGTAACAAGAAGAAAATGAATAGTTAAGGTGGATATGTCTGAATTTAGCCTGATTTTAATTGTGTACATTCTTTCAGCAGGCAAAGTAAAACTATAGTAAATATATTAAATGATGAGATATGTATTGCGCCTGTCCAATAAAAAGTATGTACCTCCacactgtgtgtttttttttatcaacaaaGCATTTTGCTGTATAGTGACGACTCTTGAAAGAATTCTCTTTCAAGAACCAGTGCAAAAAATTTAGCGGCCTCTAGTGGTGGAACTCACCACCTGCAATCATGTGGCGGCCGCCATGATGCCGTGCACGCGGAAGCGGTAGAGGCATGTATATTCTACATGACCCCAGTTGCTGAGGACGCGCAGCTCCACAACTTGATAGACTACATCGCTGGGGTTCTGCAGGAGTAGAGATGTCAACGTAAGAAACCGGGTGTGGGAATTATTACATTTAGTTGTGTCACTTTAAACTCACAGGAATCTCAAAAGTTTGCGTGGGCTCGCCATCCTTGTTGTATGTGAACGCTCCCAGCAGCGTTCCTTCTTCCACTTCGTTCTTCATCCCCTGGGTCACAAATGTACATCAAGTTTTCGTCAACCCCATACAGACATTCAAAACAGTAAGGCATTTGAGGCAATATTCAAGTGCACTAGTCTAAACAAAAAGGTAAATCAAATGTTGTACAGATACAAAGTAATTAAAAACAtcattaaaatgtttaatttaatcAGAAATAGGCCTGAGTAAGCTATTTCTGAATGTAtcttgtctttttattttttcggactataatgtgcaataatggttatatgtgtatatgtagatatatgcatatgtatggatatacagtatgcatgtgtgtggatatatacatatatataaatacatatcttcttttttatctttatttcattttttttactatttatattactaaattattgtgtatgcattttatgggatctgctccaatttcattgttctttgaacctgttcactgtaataatgacaaataaaactctattctattctaaatataTGTATAGGTTATAAAATCATAGTCAATAGCGAGCAAAAATCTGCTTACAATGAATGGACCCTTTGTGAGTTGCTCTATTCTACCTATAAAGTGCTtacaaaaacatccaaacacttccatcaatgttttatatacaggctgtaagtatataagtaacgTAGCaaaaggcacattcataataacatgtaatatttacaattttttctcattttaagcatacggtggcgcattaatttcataTACACGTCACAGCGTTCACTTTTTCCTTCACTTACAACACTGTCTACAACTcccgagagccaacaaacataataaagcatcacttactgtataatgtctgctttcacttggatgccgactgttaggatgttgatacaCTCCCGtattcataatcctcgcaaaaggTTAAGGTTAGGGTGGGTGCAAACCAACGTCATTCgcatgtctttctcgccatctccgggtataagttggctgtcaaagtttaccATCTTCTCAATTTATGTCCACACAATTTTATTATCaatgtgagaggcatgatttataatctagaataaactttcaccaactcagagccgagaaagcagctcaccagctgatgatgtcagGACTCTGATCAATGCGTGGCCAAATGTAGGACCTTAATCTTAGGGTTTATAGTGATAATATTGCTAATATTGTTAattagttaatattcaggtcacaactataaatggagtattgttggtggtttttggatgtttagtTATTGGGTTTTATCGGtgccgggccgtgcgtttccaacctaggcctttagtgatgtcctacttagtccaacttaaataaatacctctcaaaataccataatttatgtcaccacatggccacggctggagaaatactatacagaaacacacttgcgcactactgggcattgaataaCCTCTAAAGTGTACAAAAGGGGATATTTTTCGGCACATTTAAAAACCAATGAACCtgaatcagcaattaaaacatatcttacgtggtactgtcaaaattaaaataattgcaaaaaacattaaatatgaaaaaataaagatTAAATATTTAAACTCACAATTGGTAACACCCTTCCGACGCCGTAGAAGCCAGTGGCACAGCTCATtgttggttgattcgagtggaagtggcgggcaaaccatttcactgCCGGGACAGCTTAGCACGCTTCCaggggtcggccgacctcgtctcacaaaatttagttattttttaaatatcctCCTTGAAaacggccttgcaaatatatttatgccacctaatcaacgttttgcactccttctttgtgggttaaaaaagtgagtaccagCGATTTCTCTGCCCGCCGGGTATGCTTTCAGTGCCACTTCCTGCTTTCGcaaatcacaacttgtgattgggagtgacaagtgagatTCCAATCAAAGTCACGTTTAACGTAAGGCTACCTCGATGAACTACTGTCAATAACCCGTgacctgattggctatcgcaactctcTATCAACTGAATGCACTCCGTTCGTTTACACTGCGCAGTTGGCGCTatgttgattcagaaggcctccggcagaattcatacagtgctggcaacaagctagcttaATTCTGATTGAATAAAAGCTGtaacgtaaaaacaagcaacactggagcctaatatgacactAAGAGAATATGATGagtacttttatatatttatggaaagtaaactacaaataacattattttttataaatttctgatcatgatttatgttaggccagaagagaaggccttgctggccctgacggcacaacaCTGGTCGAAATAAACGCAACAGACGCATTAATGTcatggctcccattggctccattgtaagctgacttttttttaatgtttaattacgagttagaatgcattaaaaaaacatgtgttcttgtcttttataaggattgtgaattataggaatTCCAAaacaattgcagttcccctttaatgcaaCAGAAAAGACTTGATTAAAAGCGATTAGAAGGcacactgccatctggtggtgactTGTAGTAGTGAGCCAAGCTATTTTATGTTATCGGCTTTCAGCAACATTTGCCATAGAAATTAATATATTTCTGATATTACCTACTAGAAgcagtttgttttattttaccaTATTCAGTAGATTTTGGGCACAGTAAAAAGCAGCATATTTTGTGCAGGTACAGGTTTGAAAATaagttttttcccccccaaagttGAGCCTCCCAAAAACAGGAATCACTTACATAGACGGCAAAGTCCTTGGGGGCAGAGTCAATGCGACCATTGGGGGTGTTATAGCGTGGCACGTGGTCCAGCGTCACATGCGTTATCTTTATGGGGTGAGACAGGGCGATGACGAGCGTCCCTTGGACGCCATGGAAAGCCCAACATTTGCCTGGAAGCATCACCGGGTGGCCCTGAGAGGGAGTTGAGAAGGTTTTATCGGAGTAGGAGAGAAAACACAGGAAGACACAAGAGAAAGCAGGTCACCTGAATGACAGTGCGGGGGCTTTCGGTGGGATACAACAATGGGATTCCAAAAAAGGTGACGCATGCAGTGCGGGTCTGATATGTGTTAGAACAGCGGGTGCTGACCACGCTGGCACCTGCAAATTGAACACAAATCACAAATTAGGTAAGGTCCATAAAAGGAAACATGGTTGTTTATTACCTTGAGTTTCCAAGGCAAAGTCAGCCATCTTGTTAGCAACGGGCTGCAGGTCTGAGTGGGTTCTCTTGTCCTGTAGTCTCATTGCATCCTGAGCCTGTGTGACAATCACACGCCACCCTTGGAATTTGAGCCAAACAACCTTTCCAAATTGTAGTGGAACCTCAAAAACCAAATGCT
The Entelurus aequoreus isolate RoL-2023_Sb linkage group LG18, RoL_Eaeq_v1.1, whole genome shotgun sequence DNA segment above includes these coding regions:
- the LOC133633556 gene encoding P2Y purinoceptor 1, which produces MFNSTLNFTSTRGPPLWYQYEVCAVAPYGFIFYYGVKVFNLVVGTPCNGLVIWQIATRKRDASTSDIFILNLALLDAYFCLMMPTELLNSLLLDNTSIKYVQRFAYGVKDTGVFFLVCICLDRYTAVVHPVLFTGIRHNKIRIGISVVVWALIIAYALAKSILGSRSVNPIFSGVILFAFTVMVLCNISIIWILRRSVTGKEVMHPVKKKALKMVLIILAIIVVNYLPPVLMAFAPYYSIVEFRCQIGISVYSIMDLSCSIEPLLYVTKMECAGAKCCGCCVARKPHNVSV